The following proteins come from a genomic window of Micromonospora echinofusca:
- the gyrB gene encoding DNA topoisomerase (ATP-hydrolyzing) subunit B, protein MAAQDKQEYGAGSITVLEGLEAVRKRPGMYIGSTGERGLHHLVWEVVDNAVDEALAGHCDTIDVVLLADGGVRVTDNGRGFPVDLHPKLKKPGVEVALTVLHAGGKFDGKAYAVSGGLHGVGVSVVNALSTKMAVEIHKSGFVWRQQYHNSKPTPLEKGESTDRTGSAVAFWPDPDVFETVDFDFQTIYRRIQEMAFLNRGLTIHLLDERVPEEEDGRQREVTFCYKGGIADFVRHLNASKNPIHKTVVEFGAEEEGMSVEIAMQWNESYGESVYTFANTINTHEGGTHEEGFRAALTSVVNRYGADKKLLKGDEKLSGEDIREGLAAIISVKLANPQFEGQTKTKLGNTPVKSFVQRVCNEWLVDWFDRNPAEAKIIIQKASQAARARIAAQQARKLARRKSLLESGSMPGKLADCQSTDPRESEVFIVEGDSAGGSAKQGRDPRTQAILPIRGKILNVEKARIDRVLKNNEVQALITALGTGIHDDFDMEKLRYHKVVLMADADVDGQHIQTLLLTLLFRFMRPLVEMGHVYLAAPPLYKIKWNKRGDDAQYAYSDRERDGLIALRQQKKPNAKPDDIQRFKGLGEMNYPELWETTMNPATRTLRQVTLDDAATADELFSVLMGEDVEARRSFIQRNAKDVRFLDI, encoded by the coding sequence GTGGCAGCGCAGGACAAGCAGGAGTACGGCGCCGGGTCGATCACCGTTCTCGAGGGGCTGGAGGCGGTCCGGAAGCGCCCCGGTATGTACATCGGGTCCACCGGTGAGCGCGGTCTGCACCACCTGGTGTGGGAGGTCGTCGACAACGCGGTGGACGAGGCGCTGGCCGGCCACTGCGACACCATCGACGTGGTGCTGCTCGCCGACGGCGGCGTCCGGGTCACCGACAACGGCCGGGGCTTCCCGGTCGACCTGCACCCGAAGCTGAAGAAGCCGGGTGTCGAGGTGGCGCTGACCGTGCTGCACGCGGGCGGCAAGTTCGACGGCAAGGCGTACGCGGTCTCCGGCGGCCTGCACGGCGTCGGCGTCTCCGTGGTGAACGCCCTCTCCACGAAGATGGCGGTGGAGATCCACAAGTCCGGCTTCGTCTGGCGGCAGCAGTACCACAACTCCAAGCCGACCCCGCTGGAGAAGGGCGAGTCGACCGACCGGACCGGCTCCGCGGTCGCCTTCTGGCCCGACCCGGACGTGTTCGAGACGGTCGACTTCGACTTCCAGACGATCTACCGGCGGATCCAGGAGATGGCCTTCCTCAACCGGGGCCTCACCATCCACCTGCTCGACGAGCGGGTCCCGGAGGAGGAGGACGGCCGCCAGCGCGAGGTCACCTTCTGCTACAAGGGCGGCATCGCGGACTTCGTCCGGCACCTCAACGCCTCGAAGAACCCGATCCACAAGACCGTGGTCGAGTTCGGCGCCGAGGAGGAGGGCATGTCGGTCGAGATCGCCATGCAGTGGAACGAGTCGTACGGCGAGTCGGTCTACACCTTCGCCAACACGATCAACACCCACGAGGGCGGCACCCACGAGGAGGGCTTCCGGGCCGCGCTGACCAGCGTCGTCAACCGCTACGGCGCCGACAAGAAGCTGCTCAAGGGCGACGAGAAGCTCTCCGGCGAGGACATCCGCGAGGGCCTGGCAGCGATCATCTCGGTCAAGCTGGCCAACCCGCAGTTCGAGGGCCAGACCAAGACCAAGCTGGGCAACACCCCGGTGAAGAGCTTCGTGCAGCGCGTCTGCAACGAGTGGCTGGTCGACTGGTTCGACCGTAACCCGGCCGAGGCGAAGATCATCATCCAGAAGGCGTCCCAGGCCGCCCGCGCCCGGATCGCCGCGCAGCAGGCGCGCAAGCTGGCCCGGCGCAAGTCCCTGCTGGAGTCCGGCTCGATGCCGGGCAAGCTGGCCGACTGCCAGTCCACCGACCCGCGCGAGTCCGAGGTCTTCATCGTCGAGGGCGACTCGGCCGGCGGCTCGGCCAAGCAGGGGCGCGACCCACGTACGCAGGCGATCCTGCCGATCCGGGGCAAGATCCTCAACGTGGAGAAGGCCCGGATCGACCGGGTGCTGAAGAACAACGAGGTCCAGGCGCTGATCACCGCGCTGGGCACCGGCATCCACGACGACTTCGACATGGAGAAGCTGCGCTACCACAAGGTGGTGCTGATGGCCGACGCCGACGTCGACGGCCAGCACATCCAGACGCTGCTGCTCACGCTGCTCTTCCGCTTCATGCGCCCGCTGGTCGAGATGGGACACGTCTACCTGGCCGCCCCGCCGCTCTACAAGATCAAGTGGAACAAGCGCGGCGACGACGCGCAGTACGCGTACTCGGACCGCGAGCGCGACGGCCTGATCGCACTGCGTCAGCAGAAGAAGCCCAACGCGAAGCCGGACGACATCCAGCGCTTCAAGGGCCTCGGCGAGATGAACTACCCCGAACTGTGGGAGACCACGATGAACCCGGCAACGCGTACGCTGCGTCAGGTCACGCTCGACGACGCGGCCACCGCCGACGAGTTGTTCAGCGTGCTGATGGGTGAGGACGTCGAGGCGCGCCGCTCGTTCATCCAGCGCAACGCCAAGGACGTCCGGTTCCTGGACATCTGA
- a CDS encoding DUF3566 domain-containing protein yields MTETQAKSGNTGTSATPVDEEAAKSGTPATGRAAVGRATVPADAPAPKFTRAPGMTPPPDKPSEDGDAPDRTEAVGVDKPAPATKPAAATPTTTQPLKVGAAQSTGTTGTQPRITGATGTQPRVTGTAKPQSDGARPTGAGRPANGGGLPPGISGAAAVGAARVGDAVRAARTSVSSAASRGPRRARLNLKRIDPWSVMKFAFAVSVVLFIVVVVATSVLYLALDAMGVFTSVNDSLTDLVSAGGGQSTSGFQITAKGVILSSALIGLVNVVLFTALATLGAFVYNVCADLVGGIELTLAERD; encoded by the coding sequence ATGACGGAGACACAGGCGAAGTCGGGGAACACGGGGACCTCGGCCACCCCGGTCGACGAGGAGGCCGCGAAGAGCGGCACACCAGCGACCGGCCGCGCGGCCGTGGGTCGGGCAACCGTCCCCGCCGACGCGCCTGCCCCGAAATTCACCCGGGCTCCCGGAATGACACCGCCTCCGGACAAGCCATCGGAGGACGGGGACGCCCCGGACCGGACGGAAGCCGTGGGGGTCGACAAGCCGGCCCCCGCCACCAAGCCGGCCGCCGCCACACCGACGACGACACAGCCGCTGAAGGTCGGTGCCGCCCAGTCGACCGGCACCACCGGCACACAGCCGCGGATCACGGGCGCCACCGGCACGCAGCCCCGCGTCACGGGCACCGCCAAGCCGCAGTCGGACGGCGCCCGCCCGACCGGCGCCGGTCGCCCCGCCAACGGTGGTGGCCTGCCGCCGGGGATCAGTGGCGCCGCAGCCGTCGGGGCGGCGCGCGTGGGTGACGCGGTACGCGCCGCGCGTACGTCGGTCAGCTCGGCCGCGTCGCGCGGACCGCGCCGGGCCCGGCTGAACCTCAAGCGGATCGACCCCTGGTCCGTCATGAAGTTCGCGTTCGCGGTCTCGGTGGTGCTCTTCATCGTCGTGGTGGTGGCCACCTCGGTGCTCTACCTGGCCCTCGACGCGATGGGCGTGTTCACCAGCGTCAACGACAGCCTGACCGACCTGGTCAGCGCCGGCGGCGGCCAGAGCACCAGCGGCTTCCAGATCACCGCCAAGGGCGTGATCCTCAGCTCGGCGCTGATCGGCCTGGTCAACGTCGTGCTGTTCACGGCGCTCGCCACGCTCGGGGCGTTCGTCTACAACGTCTGCGCGGACCTGGTGGGCGGCATCGAGCTGACCCTCGCCGAGCGCGACTGA
- the gyrA gene encoding intein-containing DNA gyrase subunit A, translating to MTDIPESTPNEPEVPETLAAVVAHDRIEPVGLEVEMQRSYLDYAMSVIVGRALPDVRDGLKPVHRKILYAMFDSGYRPDRGYVKCSRVVGDVMGQFHPHGDSAIYDALVRMAQPWSLRYPLVDGNGNFGSPGNDPAAAMRYCLSGDVRIRAAGGSIRVGDLVPGAAPSSETDIDLKVRDRNGDLVRASKFFHSGEHPTLKLRTREGYELTGTHNHPVLCLVDVAGVPTLLWKLLAEISPGDRVVLQRTVPDEIGYPMLEHVEAAVLAGAFVSEGWVSEGRAGFNNVDREFFVRVLAAYDLAVGGQRYVSQRTIASGSLLHELDVHDLSALRKSLLGELVGARSAAKFVPEFVWQGPAAVKRAFLQALFEGDGSSSLLPRNTIQISYSTRSERLAREVQQLLLEFGVVSKQCRYDNGEIKVVVTNRRDARIFAAQVGFLGRKQAKLESELASVPATSTALSGDHVPLVGDFIREHGATRWTERDWLRRHNVDRIERWERDRDEIAARITETEVLDVVEPLVDGRFYYAEVADVVNAGVQPVYSIRVDTDDHSFVSDGFVSHNTECKLDPLAMEMLRDIDEDTVDLQDNYDGRAKEPTILPSRIPNLLVNGSEGIAVGMATKIPPHNLREIGAAVQWCLEHPEEDEATTLDALLEIVKGPDFPTHGLIVGTQAIQDAYRTGRGSIRMRAVVEVEEDKRGRPCLVVSELPYQVNPDNLAERIAELIKEGKLAGIADIRDESSGRTGMRIVLVLKRDAVAKVVLNNLYKHTQLQETFGANMLALVDGVPRTLNLAQFIRYYVEHQIDVIRRRTAFRLRKAEERAHILRGLSKALDALDEVIALIRRSPTVEDARQGLIRLLEIDEIQATAILDMQLRRLAALERQRILDDLAKLELEIADLKDILAKPERQRRIVSEELGEIVAKWGDERRTKIVPFEGEVSMEDLIAREDVVVTITRTGYAKRTKVDLYRSQRRGGKGVSGATLRQDDIVSHFFVCSTHDWMLFFTNKGRVYRAKAYELPEASRVAKGQHVANLLAFQPDEQIAQIIEIPNYQVAPYLVLATKNGLVKKTRLEEFDSPRSGGIIAINLRDEDELVGAALVAPEEDLLLVSKNAQAIRFNASDEALRPMGRATSGVIGMRFSEDDVLLAMEVVREGLDVLVATNGGYAKRTPIEEYPVQGRGGKGVLTAKITERRGGLVGAVVIDPDDELFAITSNGGVIRTPVKPVRRTRDRNTMGVKLMDLPDGVTIVAIARNADEPDEQD from the coding sequence GTGACCGATATCCCCGAGTCCACACCCAACGAGCCCGAGGTCCCCGAGACCCTCGCCGCCGTCGTCGCGCACGACCGCATCGAACCGGTCGGGCTCGAGGTGGAGATGCAGCGCTCCTACCTCGACTACGCGATGAGCGTCATCGTCGGGCGGGCGCTGCCGGACGTCCGGGACGGGCTCAAGCCGGTCCACCGCAAGATCCTCTACGCCATGTTCGACTCCGGCTACCGGCCGGACCGGGGCTACGTCAAGTGCTCCCGCGTGGTCGGCGACGTGATGGGTCAGTTCCACCCGCACGGCGACTCGGCGATCTACGACGCGCTGGTCCGGATGGCACAGCCCTGGTCGCTGCGCTACCCGCTGGTCGACGGCAACGGCAACTTCGGCTCGCCGGGCAACGATCCTGCTGCCGCCATGCGTTACTGTTTGTCAGGAGATGTCCGAATTCGGGCGGCGGGCGGCAGCATCCGGGTCGGTGACCTGGTGCCCGGCGCGGCGCCGAGCAGCGAGACGGACATCGATCTCAAGGTCCGCGACCGCAACGGCGACCTGGTCCGCGCCTCGAAGTTCTTCCACTCCGGCGAGCACCCGACGCTGAAGCTGCGCACCCGCGAGGGGTACGAGCTGACCGGCACCCACAACCACCCGGTGCTCTGCCTGGTGGACGTGGCCGGCGTGCCGACCCTGCTGTGGAAGCTGCTGGCCGAGATCTCCCCGGGCGACCGGGTGGTGCTCCAGCGCACGGTGCCCGACGAGATCGGCTACCCGATGCTGGAGCACGTCGAGGCGGCCGTCCTCGCCGGCGCCTTCGTCAGCGAAGGCTGGGTCTCGGAGGGGCGCGCGGGCTTCAACAACGTGGACCGCGAGTTCTTCGTCCGGGTCCTCGCGGCCTACGACCTCGCCGTGGGCGGCCAGCGGTACGTCAGCCAGCGCACCATCGCCTCCGGCAGCCTGCTGCACGAACTCGACGTCCATGACCTCTCCGCCCTCCGCAAGAGTCTCCTCGGCGAGCTGGTCGGGGCGCGCAGCGCCGCCAAGTTCGTGCCCGAGTTCGTCTGGCAGGGGCCGGCGGCGGTCAAGCGGGCCTTCCTCCAGGCGCTCTTCGAGGGCGACGGCTCCTCGTCGCTGCTGCCGCGCAACACCATTCAGATCTCGTATTCGACCCGCAGCGAGCGGCTCGCCCGCGAGGTCCAGCAGCTGCTGCTGGAGTTCGGCGTGGTCAGCAAGCAGTGCCGGTACGACAACGGCGAGATCAAGGTTGTGGTGACCAACCGCCGCGATGCGCGCATCTTCGCCGCCCAGGTCGGCTTCCTCGGCCGCAAGCAGGCCAAGCTGGAGTCCGAGCTGGCGTCGGTCCCGGCGACCAGCACCGCGCTCTCCGGCGACCACGTGCCGCTGGTGGGTGACTTCATCCGGGAGCACGGCGCGACGCGCTGGACCGAGCGGGACTGGCTCCGTCGGCACAACGTCGACCGCATCGAGCGCTGGGAGCGGGACCGCGACGAGATCGCCGCGCGGATCACCGAGACCGAGGTGCTCGACGTGGTCGAGCCGCTGGTCGACGGCCGCTTCTACTACGCCGAGGTCGCCGACGTCGTCAACGCGGGGGTCCAGCCGGTCTACAGCATCCGGGTGGACACCGACGACCACTCGTTCGTCTCGGACGGCTTCGTCAGCCACAACACCGAGTGCAAGCTCGACCCGCTGGCCATGGAGATGCTGCGGGACATCGACGAGGACACCGTCGATCTCCAGGACAACTACGACGGTCGGGCCAAGGAGCCCACCATCCTGCCGTCGCGGATCCCGAACCTCCTCGTCAACGGCTCCGAGGGCATCGCGGTCGGCATGGCCACCAAGATCCCGCCGCACAACCTGCGCGAGATTGGCGCGGCCGTGCAGTGGTGCCTGGAGCACCCGGAGGAGGACGAGGCCACCACCCTCGACGCGCTGTTGGAGATCGTCAAGGGGCCGGACTTCCCCACCCACGGCCTGATCGTGGGCACCCAGGCGATCCAGGACGCGTACCGCACCGGACGCGGGTCGATCCGGATGCGCGCCGTGGTGGAGGTCGAGGAGGACAAGCGGGGCCGCCCCTGCCTGGTCGTCAGCGAGCTGCCCTACCAGGTGAACCCGGACAACCTGGCCGAGCGGATCGCCGAGCTGATCAAGGAGGGCAAGCTCGCCGGCATCGCCGACATCCGCGACGAGTCCTCCGGGCGTACGGGCATGCGGATCGTGCTCGTGCTCAAGCGCGACGCGGTCGCCAAGGTGGTGCTGAACAACCTCTACAAGCACACCCAGCTCCAGGAGACCTTCGGCGCCAACATGCTGGCGCTGGTCGACGGGGTGCCGCGCACGCTGAACCTGGCCCAGTTCATCCGCTACTACGTCGAGCACCAGATCGACGTCATCCGCCGGCGGACGGCGTTCCGGCTGCGCAAGGCGGAGGAGCGGGCGCACATCCTGCGCGGCCTGTCCAAGGCGCTGGACGCCCTCGACGAGGTGATCGCCTTGATCCGGCGCTCGCCCACGGTCGAGGACGCCCGGCAGGGCCTGATCCGGCTGCTGGAGATCGACGAGATCCAGGCGACCGCGATCCTCGACATGCAGCTGCGCCGGCTCGCCGCGCTGGAGCGGCAGCGGATCCTGGACGACCTGGCCAAGCTGGAGCTGGAGATCGCCGACCTCAAGGACATCCTCGCCAAGCCCGAGCGGCAGCGCAGGATCGTCTCGGAGGAACTGGGCGAGATCGTCGCCAAGTGGGGCGACGAACGGCGCACCAAGATCGTGCCGTTCGAGGGCGAGGTCTCCATGGAGGACCTCATCGCCCGCGAGGACGTGGTGGTCACGATCACCCGTACGGGTTACGCGAAGCGGACCAAGGTCGACCTCTACCGGTCCCAGCGCCGCGGTGGCAAGGGTGTCAGCGGGGCGACCCTCCGGCAGGACGACATCGTCAGCCACTTCTTCGTATGCTCGACGCACGACTGGATGCTCTTCTTCACCAACAAGGGGCGCGTCTACCGGGCGAAGGCGTACGAGCTGCCGGAGGCCAGTAGGGTGGCCAAGGGCCAGCACGTGGCCAACCTGCTCGCGTTCCAGCCCGACGAGCAGATCGCGCAGATCATCGAGATTCCGAACTACCAGGTGGCTCCCTACCTGGTACTTGCCACGAAGAACGGCCTGGTGAAGAAGACTCGGCTCGAGGAGTTCGACTCCCCCCGGTCCGGCGGCATCATCGCGATCAACCTGCGCGACGAGGACGAGCTGGTCGGGGCGGCGCTCGTCGCGCCGGAGGAGGATCTGCTGCTGGTCTCGAAGAACGCGCAGGCGATCCGGTTCAACGCCAGCGACGAGGCGTTGCGCCCGATGGGGCGCGCCACCTCGGGTGTGATCGGCATGCGCTTCAGCGAGGACGACGTCCTGCTTGCCATGGAGGTCGTCCGCGAAGGGCTGGACGTGCTGGTGGCCACGAACGGGGGATATGCGAAACGCACCCCGATCGAGGAATACCCCGTGCAGGGCCGGGGAGGTAAGGGCGTGCTGACTGCGAAGATCACTGAGCGGCGCGGTGGTCTGGTCGGCGCGGTGGTGATCGACCCGGACGACGAGCTGTTCGCGATCACCAGCAACGGTGGTGTCATCCGGACTCCGGTGAAGCCTGTACGCCGTACGCGTGACCGGAACACAATGGGGGTCAAGCTGATGGACCTCCCGGATGGCGTGACTATCGTGGCGATTGCTCGCAATGCCGACGAGCCTGACGAACAGGACTAG